The following proteins come from a genomic window of Chryseobacterium glaciei:
- a CDS encoding uridine kinase family protein — MIGDVINLEQRHLDTAENIYEIIKENYNHNEKWTIGICGESGSGKSVTAFALKKVLEEEGIKSVVIQMDDYFKLPPKSNHENRQKSLDNVGIHEVHLNIIQENIKQFKEGKSFIEKPLVHYINNSIAEEILAIDGTQVLIIEGTYILDIDDFDFSIFIDRNYKDTYENRMERNRDEQSDFVEKVLDIEHNIIREFKEKADIVLDKNYQIIKS; from the coding sequence ATGATTGGAGATGTAATTAATTTGGAACAGAGACATTTGGATACAGCTGAAAATATTTACGAAATTATAAAGGAAAATTATAATCACAATGAAAAATGGACTATAGGGATTTGTGGAGAAAGTGGAAGCGGGAAATCGGTCACAGCCTTTGCCCTTAAAAAAGTTTTGGAAGAAGAAGGTATAAAAAGTGTAGTGATACAAATGGATGATTATTTTAAACTTCCTCCTAAAAGCAATCACGAAAACCGACAGAAAAGTCTTGACAATGTTGGAATTCACGAAGTTCATTTAAATATCATTCAGGAAAATATAAAGCAGTTTAAAGAAGGAAAATCTTTTATAGAAAAGCCCCTTGTTCATTATATAAATAATTCTATCGCTGAGGAAATTCTAGCAATAGACGGTACTCAGGTTCTCATTATTGAAGGAACTTATATATTGGACATTGATGATTTTGATTTCAGTATTTTCATAGATCGTAATTATAAAGATACATATGAAAACCGAATGGAAAGAAACCGTGATGAGCAGAGTGATTTTGTTGAAAAAGTTTTGGATATTGAACACAACATCATCCGTGAATTCAAAGAAAAGGCGGATATCGTACTTGATAAGAACTATCAAATTATAAAGTCATAA